Proteins from a single region of Canis aureus isolate CA01 chromosome 26, VMU_Caureus_v.1.0, whole genome shotgun sequence:
- the TNFRSF6B gene encoding tumor necrosis factor receptor superfamily member 6B, which yields MCARERRAPPPLTPPWTLSALLLALAAPWAAGTGALTYPWRDVETREWLVCSQCPPGTFVQQPCRRDSPTTCGACPPRHYTQFWNYLERCRYCNVICGEREEEARPCEPTHNRACRCRPGFFAHAGFCLEHEPCPPGSGVTVPGTPSQNTQCQPCGPGTFSARSSSSERCQPHRNCSALGLALNVPGSPSHDALCTSCVGFPLSTAEPGAAGAEECERALIDFVAFQDLSFKRFLRLWHALAGPEAPGPVPPREGRVELQLKLRQQLLELREARAGVLAGRLLRALREARLPGLERSVRARFWAH from the exons ATGTGTGCACGGGAGAGGCGGGCCCCGCCGCCCCTGACCCCGCCGTGGACGCTGTCCGCCCTGCTGCTGGCTCTGGCGGCGCCCTGGGCGGCGGGCACGGGCGCGCTCACCTACCCGTGGCGGGACGTGGAGACGCGGGAGTGGCTGGTGTGCAGCCAGTGTCCCCCCGGCACCTTCGTGCAGCAGCCGTGCCGTCGGGACAGCCCCACGACCTGCGGCGCGTGCCCCCCGCGCCACTACACGCAGTTCTGGAACTACCTGGAGCGCTGCCGCTACTGCAACGTCATCTGCGGGGAGCGCGAGGAGGAGGCGCGGCCCTGCGAGCCCACCCACAACCGCGCCTGCCGCTGCCGGCCCGGCTTCTTCGCGCACGCCGGCTTCTGCCTGGAGCACGAGCCCTGCCCGCCCGGCAGCGGCGTCACCGTCCCcg GCACCCCGAGCCAGAACACGCAGTGCCAGCCGTGCGGCCCCGGCACCTTCTCGGCCCGCAGCTCCAGCTCGGAGCGCTGCCAGCCGCACCGCAACTGCTCGGCCCTGGGCCTCGCCCTCAACGTGCCCGGCTCCCCTTCCCACGACGCCCTGTGTACCAGCTGCGTGGGCTTCCCGCTCAGCACCGCAGAGCCCGGGGCGGCAG GGGCCGAGGAGTGCGAGCGCGCCCTCATCGACTTCGTGGCGTTCCAGGACTTGTCCTTCAAGAGGTTCCTGCGGCTGTGGCACGCGCTGGCGGgccctgaggccccagggccGGTGCCACCGAGGGAGGGCCGCGTGGAGCTGCAGCTGAAGCTGCGGCAGCAGCTCCTGGAGCTCCGCGAGGCCCGGGCCGGGGTGCTGGCGGGGCGGCTGCTGCGGGCGCTGCGGGAGGCCAGGCTGCCGGGGCTGGAGCGCAGCGTCCGCGCACGCTTCTGGGCGCACTGA
- the ARFRP1 gene encoding ADP-ribosylation factor-related protein 1 isoform X1 → MYTLLSGLYKYMFQKDEYCVLILGLDNAGKTTFLEQSKTRFNKNYKGMSLSKITTTVGLNIGTVDVGKARLMFWDLGGQEELQSLWDKYYAECHGVIYVIDSTDEERLSESKRAFEKMVTSEALDGVPILVLANKQDVEASPPDLPVDPRHQDGLQRLHLQDRQARLPDPGLLGPHGQRGARGHRVDGQVRRAERAPAAAAEGHHVGVAGAAGAHSSS, encoded by the exons ATGTACACGCTGCTGTCCGGCCTCTACAAGTACATGTTCCAGAAGGACGAGTACTGCGTCCTGATCCTGGGGCTGGACAATGCGGGCAAGACG ACGTTCCTGGAACAGTCGAAAACCCGCTTTAACAAGAACTACAAGGGAATGAGTCTCTCCAAGATCACGACCACCGTGGGCCTCAACA TCGGCACTGTGGACGTGGGAAAGGCTCGCCTCATGTTTTGGGACCTGGGGGGCCAGGAAGAGCTGCAGTCGCTGTGGGACAAG TACTATGCGGAGTGCCATGGTGTCATCTACGTCATTGATTCCACGGATGAGGAGAGGCTGTCGGAGTCCAAGCGGGCATTCG AGAAGATGGTGACGAGTGAGGCGCTGGATGGTGTCCCCATCCTCGTGCTGGCCAACAAGCAGGACGTGGAG GCTTCCCCCCCAGACCTGCCTGTCGATCCCCGACATCAAGACGGCCTTCAGCGACTGCACCTCCAAGATCGGCAGGCGAGACTGCCTGACCCAGGCCTGCTCGGCCCTCACGGG CAAAGGGGTGCGCGAGGGCATCGAGTGGATGGTCAAGTGCGTCGTGCGGAACGTGCACCGGCCGCCGCGGCAGAGGGACATCACGTAGGCGTGGCTGGTGCCGCGGGTGCCCACAGCTCGTCCTGA
- the ARFRP1 gene encoding ADP-ribosylation factor-related protein 1 isoform X3, with protein sequence MSLSKITTTVGLNIGTVDVGKARLMFWDLGGQEELQSLWDKYYAECHGVIYVIDSTDEERLSESKRAFEKMVTSEALDGVPILVLANKQDVEASPPDLPVDPRHQDGLQRLHLQDRQARLPDPGLLGPHGQRGARGHRVDGQVRRAERAPAAAAEGHHVGVAGAAGAHSSS encoded by the exons ATGAGTCTCTCCAAGATCACGACCACCGTGGGCCTCAACA TCGGCACTGTGGACGTGGGAAAGGCTCGCCTCATGTTTTGGGACCTGGGGGGCCAGGAAGAGCTGCAGTCGCTGTGGGACAAG TACTATGCGGAGTGCCATGGTGTCATCTACGTCATTGATTCCACGGATGAGGAGAGGCTGTCGGAGTCCAAGCGGGCATTCG AGAAGATGGTGACGAGTGAGGCGCTGGATGGTGTCCCCATCCTCGTGCTGGCCAACAAGCAGGACGTGGAG GCTTCCCCCCCAGACCTGCCTGTCGATCCCCGACATCAAGACGGCCTTCAGCGACTGCACCTCCAAGATCGGCAGGCGAGACTGCCTGACCCAGGCCTGCTCGGCCCTCACGGG CAAAGGGGTGCGCGAGGGCATCGAGTGGATGGTCAAGTGCGTCGTGCGGAACGTGCACCGGCCGCCGCGGCAGAGGGACATCACGTAGGCGTGGCTGGTGCCGCGGGTGCCCACAGCTCGTCCTGA
- the ARFRP1 gene encoding ADP-ribosylation factor-related protein 1 isoform X2, with the protein MYTLLSGLYKYMFQKDEYCVLILGLDNAGKTTFLEQSKTRFNKNYKGMSLSKITTTVGLNIGTVDVGKARLMFWDLGGQEELQSLWDKYYAECHGVIYVIDSTDEERLSESKRAFEKMVTSEALDGVPILVLANKQDVETCLSIPDIKTAFSDCTSKIGRRDCLTQACSALTGKGVREGIEWMVKCVVRNVHRPPRQRDIT; encoded by the exons ATGTACACGCTGCTGTCCGGCCTCTACAAGTACATGTTCCAGAAGGACGAGTACTGCGTCCTGATCCTGGGGCTGGACAATGCGGGCAAGACG ACGTTCCTGGAACAGTCGAAAACCCGCTTTAACAAGAACTACAAGGGAATGAGTCTCTCCAAGATCACGACCACCGTGGGCCTCAACA TCGGCACTGTGGACGTGGGAAAGGCTCGCCTCATGTTTTGGGACCTGGGGGGCCAGGAAGAGCTGCAGTCGCTGTGGGACAAG TACTATGCGGAGTGCCATGGTGTCATCTACGTCATTGATTCCACGGATGAGGAGAGGCTGTCGGAGTCCAAGCGGGCATTCG AGAAGATGGTGACGAGTGAGGCGCTGGATGGTGTCCCCATCCTCGTGCTGGCCAACAAGCAGGACGTGGAG ACCTGCCTGTCGATCCCCGACATCAAGACGGCCTTCAGCGACTGCACCTCCAAGATCGGCAGGCGAGACTGCCTGACCCAGGCCTGCTCGGCCCTCACGGG CAAAGGGGTGCGCGAGGGCATCGAGTGGATGGTCAAGTGCGTCGTGCGGAACGTGCACCGGCCGCCGCGGCAGAGGGACATCACGTAG
- the ZGPAT gene encoding zinc finger CCCH-type with G patch domain-containing protein: protein MDEESLQAALHTYDAQLQQVELALGAGLEPSELADLRQLRGDLQELIELTEASLVSVRKSKLLAALDGERAAPGDADSRGSQQAGPAAPAAPAAPGAAPDTAPERERQPEPAPSGPGQGEEERAGDEDGDEEEALSGRKVNAPYYSSWGTLEYHNAMIVGTEAARDGSAGVRVLYLYPTHKSLKPCPFFLEGKCRFQDSCRFSHGQVVSVDELRPFQDPDLSSLQAGSACLAKQQDGLWYPARITDVDNGYYTVKFDSLLLKEAVVEGDSILPPLRTDPTGSSDSDSGDPDDPSYARVVEPSAAEPGTCSSAFAGWEVHTRGIGSRLLAKMGYEFGKGLGRHAEGRVEPIHAVVLPRGKSLDQCAEILQKRTKGGKAGARRPPKGQGSGGGRPPPRSVFDFLNEKLQCRTPAALEAAAAPAGRRSGKEMYHASRSAKRALGLRLFQTEKKIEQTQRDIRGIQKALARNTGRHSVTAAQLQERLAGAQRELGQLQAQEAGLQREQRKADTHKKMTEF from the exons ATGGACGAGGAGAGCCTGCAGGCCGCGCTGCACACCTATGACGCGCAGCTGCAGCAGGTGGAGCTGGCGCTGGGCGCCGGCCTGGAGCCCTCGGAGCTGGCCGACCTGCGGCAGCTGCGCGGCGACCTCCAGGAGCTCATCGAGCTCACCGAGGCCAGCCTGGTGTCCGTCCGGAAGAGCAAGCTGCTGGCCGCGCTGGACGGGGAGCGCGCGGCCCCGGGCGACGCCGACAGCCGGGGCTCCCAGCAGGCGGGGCCCGCGGCGCCCGCAGCGCCCGCAGCCCCCGGGGCCGCGCCGGACACGGCTCCCGAGCGCGAGCGCCAGCCCGAGCCGGCACCCAGCGGGcccgggcagggggaggaggagcgggcCGGCGACGAGGACGGCGACGAGGAGGAGGCGCTGAGCGGCCGCAAGGTGAACGCGCCGTACTACAGCTCCTGGGGCACGCTGGAGTACCACAACGCCATGATCGTGGGCACCGAGGCGGCGCGCGACGGCTCTGCGGGCGTGCGGGTGCTCTACCTCTACCCCACGCACAAGTCCCTGAAGCCCTGCCCCTTCTTCCTGGAGGGCAAGTGCCGCTTCCAGGACAGCTGCAG GTTCTCCCATGGGCAGGTGGTCTCTGTGGATGAGCTGCGCCCCTTCCAGGACCCGGACCTGAGCTCCCTACAGGCTGGCTCTGCATGTCTGGCCAAGCAGCAGGATGGCCTCTGGTACCCCGCTCGGATAACTG ATGTAGATAATGGCTACTACACCGTCAAGTTTGACTCACTGCTGCTGAAGGAGGCCGTGGTAGAGGGGGACAGCATCCTGCCCCCGCTGCGCACAGACCCCACGGGATCCTCAGACTCAGACAGTGGCGACCCAGATGACCCCAGCTATGCCAGAG TGGTGGAACCCAGTGCTGCCGAGCCCGGGACCTGCAGCTCCGCTTTCGCTGGCTGGGAGGTGCACACACGGGGCATCGGCTCCAGACTCCTTGCCAAGATGGGCTACGAGTTTGGCAAGG GTCTGGGCCGGCATGCCGAGGGCCGGGTGGAGCCCATCCACGCTGTGGTGCTGCCTCGAGGGAAGTCGCTGGACCAGTGCGCGGAGATCTTGCAGAAGAGGACCAAGGGCGGCAAGGCTGGCGCCCGGAGGCCCCCGAAAGGCCAGGGCAGTGGGGGTGGACGCCCTCCCCCTCGTAGCGTGTTTGACTTTCTGAACGAAAAGCTGCAGTGCCGGACCCCGGCGGCGCTGGAGGCTGCGGCGGCCCCCgcagggaggaggagcgggaAGGAGATGTACCATGCCAGCAGGAGTGCCAAGCGGGCCCTGGGCCTGCGACTCTTCCAGACGGAGAAGAAGATCGAGCAGACCCAGCGGGACATCCGGGGCATCCAGAAGGCTCTCGCCCGAAACACCGGCCG GCACAGTGTGACGGCGGCCCAGCTGCAGGAGAGGCTGGCGGGAGCCCAGCGGGAGCTGGGGCAGCTCCAGGCCCAGGAGGCGGGTCTGCAGCGGGAACAGAGGAAAGCAGACACCCACAAGAAGATGACCGAGTTCTAG
- the LIME1 gene encoding lck-interacting transmembrane adapter 1 isoform X1, producing MLPSTRKCVGLKGSWSVKSPWEALLLRPEEAPGSGGLEAAPARDPRRPSSWWVETPGGLPWLRRMGPQVPPAPPVLWALGGLALLLWLWALCTACHRKRAQRQQPPGRVMQAEALLLRRHPLCTLSKSDTRLHELHRGPGGCRVPRPVSMDVQRPQWLEVSRGTSRPLVAFSPREPPFSPAAASPSIGPEATYSNVGLAAVPRASLAASPAVWAGARLTSSRASPGPEPRPEVAEYACIRRLKGAAQGPQGLGQGTAAPTPAVEVDILYSKVRKPKKRDPGTAADQLDPKGSDAVLAVGSDQSHETLPLGGLGKDDGLLENVYESIQDMGAQGAWNPLLRPEGTCAGLGGSRRPQPQPRRSLHGPTC from the exons ATGTTGCCCAGCACCCGCAAATGTGTGGGACTGAAGGGGTCGTGGTCGGTGAAGAGCCCTTGGGAAGCCCTGCTGCTGAGGCCGGAGGAAGCCCCAGGTTCTGGAGGCCTCGAGGCCGCCCCGGCCCGTGATCCACGCCGGCCCAGCTCATGGTGGGTGGAGACGCCCGGAG GCCTACCTTGGCTTCGCAGGATGGGGCCACAGGTGCCCCCAGCCCCGCCTGTCCTCTGGGCCCTAGGGGGCCTTGCCCTGCTCCTCTGGCTGTGGGCACTGTGCACGGCCTGCCACAG GAAGCGCGCGCAGAGGCAGCAGCCCCCGGGCCGGGTGATGCAGGCGGAAGCG TTGCTGCTGAGACGACACCCGCTCTGCACCCTCAGCAAGTCCGACACCAGACTGCATGAGCTGCACCGGGGCCCTGGCGGCTGCAGGG TCCCGAggcctgtcagcatggatgtccAGCGCCCGCAGTGGCTGGAGGTGTCCAGAGGCACCAGCCGACCTCTGGTGGCCTTCTCGCCCCGAGAACCGCCCTTCTCACCGGCTGCTGCCTCACCTTCCATCGGCCCCGAGGCCACCTATTCCAATGTGGGGCTGGCCGCAGTCCCCAGGGCCAGCCTGGCAGCCAGCCCCGCGGTGTGGGCAGGGGCACGGCTCACCAGCAGCCGTGccagccctgggcctgagccCAGACCCGAAGTGGCTGAGTATGCTTGTATCCGGAGGCTCAAGGGAGCAGCTCAGggcccccagggcctggggcagggaacGGCCGCGCCGACCCCAGCTGTTGAG GTGGACATCCTGTACTCCAAGGTCAGGAAGCCTAAAAAGAGGGACCCAGGGACTGCTGCAGACCAGCTGGACCCCAAGGGCAGCGACGCGGTTCTGGCTGTGGGAAGTGACCAGTCCCACGAGACCCTCCCGCTCGGGGGCCTGGGCAAGGATGACGGCCTCCTGGAAAATGTGTACGAGAGCATCCAGGACATGGGGGCCCAGGGCGCCTGGAACCCGCTGCTCCGGCCCGAGGGCACCTGCGCCGGGCTTGGGGGCTCCCGGCGTCCCCAGCCTCAGCCTCGGAGGAGTCTCCACGGCCCCACCTGTTGA
- the LIME1 gene encoding lck-interacting transmembrane adapter 1 isoform X2, which yields MGPQVPPAPPVLWALGGLALLLWLWALCTACHRKRAQRQQPPGRVMQAEALLLRRHPLCTLSKSDTRLHELHRGPGGCRVPRPVSMDVQRPQWLEVSRGTSRPLVAFSPREPPFSPAAASPSIGPEATYSNVGLAAVPRASLAASPAVWAGARLTSSRASPGPEPRPEVAEYACIRRLKGAAQGPQGLGQGTAAPTPAVEVDILYSKVRKPKKRDPGTAADQLDPKGSDAVLAVGSDQSHETLPLGGLGKDDGLLENVYESIQDMGAQGAWNPLLRPEGTCAGLGGSRRPQPQPRRSLHGPTC from the exons ATGGGGCCACAGGTGCCCCCAGCCCCGCCTGTCCTCTGGGCCCTAGGGGGCCTTGCCCTGCTCCTCTGGCTGTGGGCACTGTGCACGGCCTGCCACAG GAAGCGCGCGCAGAGGCAGCAGCCCCCGGGCCGGGTGATGCAGGCGGAAGCG TTGCTGCTGAGACGACACCCGCTCTGCACCCTCAGCAAGTCCGACACCAGACTGCATGAGCTGCACCGGGGCCCTGGCGGCTGCAGGG TCCCGAggcctgtcagcatggatgtccAGCGCCCGCAGTGGCTGGAGGTGTCCAGAGGCACCAGCCGACCTCTGGTGGCCTTCTCGCCCCGAGAACCGCCCTTCTCACCGGCTGCTGCCTCACCTTCCATCGGCCCCGAGGCCACCTATTCCAATGTGGGGCTGGCCGCAGTCCCCAGGGCCAGCCTGGCAGCCAGCCCCGCGGTGTGGGCAGGGGCACGGCTCACCAGCAGCCGTGccagccctgggcctgagccCAGACCCGAAGTGGCTGAGTATGCTTGTATCCGGAGGCTCAAGGGAGCAGCTCAGggcccccagggcctggggcagggaacGGCCGCGCCGACCCCAGCTGTTGAG GTGGACATCCTGTACTCCAAGGTCAGGAAGCCTAAAAAGAGGGACCCAGGGACTGCTGCAGACCAGCTGGACCCCAAGGGCAGCGACGCGGTTCTGGCTGTGGGAAGTGACCAGTCCCACGAGACCCTCCCGCTCGGGGGCCTGGGCAAGGATGACGGCCTCCTGGAAAATGTGTACGAGAGCATCCAGGACATGGGGGCCCAGGGCGCCTGGAACCCGCTGCTCCGGCCCGAGGGCACCTGCGCCGGGCTTGGGGGCTCCCGGCGTCCCCAGCCTCAGCCTCGGAGGAGTCTCCACGGCCCCACCTGTTGA